In Ruania zhangjianzhongii, the following proteins share a genomic window:
- a CDS encoding GNAT family N-acetyltransferase: protein MVEVPPPTPRIVFRRLRPGDADLLDTLDRDEGVMQFLDWEPPSRAGQRAIVTERLRQDERWPGHGCFAAESPAGEFLGWFALTARDRPQVPDLGYRLHRRFWGQGLATEGSRALIDYAFGSIGADAVEADTMAVNQASRRVMTNCGLSYVRTFEVDFDDPLPGTEHGDVLYRITRPEWLARAH, encoded by the coding sequence ATGGTCGAGGTCCCCCCGCCGACGCCGCGGATCGTCTTCCGCCGCCTCCGGCCTGGCGACGCCGACCTGCTCGATACGCTTGACCGCGACGAAGGCGTGATGCAGTTCCTCGACTGGGAACCACCCAGCCGGGCCGGGCAGCGCGCGATTGTGACGGAGCGTCTGCGCCAAGACGAGCGGTGGCCAGGACACGGATGCTTCGCTGCAGAGTCGCCGGCGGGTGAGTTCCTCGGCTGGTTCGCCCTGACGGCGCGCGATCGGCCGCAGGTGCCTGACCTCGGCTACCGCCTGCATCGCCGGTTCTGGGGCCAGGGGCTCGCTACCGAGGGTTCCCGGGCGCTGATCGACTACGCCTTCGGCAGTATCGGTGCGGATGCGGTGGAGGCAGACACGATGGCGGTGAACCAGGCCTCGCGCCGGGTGATGACCAACTGCGGGCTTAGCTACGTGCGGACGTTCGAGGTCGACTTCGACGACCCGCTGCCCGGTACCGAGCACGGCGACGTGCTCTACCGGATCACCCGCCCGGAGTGGCTCGCCCGCGCCCACTGA
- a CDS encoding VOC family protein, which yields MSDAIGYSSTTLACPDPAALAAFYADLTGGTVTFAYHDEWASVSCEGGRLEFMGVAGYRRPDWPEESALVHIDFFVDNLEEAGARAERAGARRFEHQPNAAHCLVLADPAGHPFCLSLIDEVG from the coding sequence ATGTCTGACGCTATTGGCTACAGTTCGACGACGTTGGCCTGCCCCGATCCGGCGGCGCTCGCCGCGTTTTACGCAGACCTCACCGGTGGAACCGTCACGTTCGCCTACCATGACGAGTGGGCGAGCGTCTCCTGCGAGGGAGGTCGGCTGGAGTTCATGGGCGTGGCCGGCTACCGCCGGCCCGACTGGCCCGAGGAATCTGCGCTGGTGCATATCGACTTCTTCGTCGACAACCTCGAGGAGGCCGGCGCGCGGGCCGAGCGCGCCGGTGCCCGGAGGTTCGAGCACCAGCCCAACGCCGCCCACTGCCTCGTCCTCGCCGATCCGGCCGGGCACCCGTTCTGCCTGTCGCTGATCGACGAGGTCGGCTGA
- a CDS encoding DUF2255 family protein — protein MAFDNVVKTLDETQVVAIVTTRAAGQTIATPIWSMVVDGVPYVRSAFGEDSWWYRHINAGRPVAFVDGDGSLAERDREAALALPRDPVATTYVPADDPVQSRIDEEIVRKYAGARQASVDAMLSPQARECTLKVEAPAAT, from the coding sequence ATGGCATTCGACAATGTGGTGAAAACGCTGGATGAGACCCAGGTGGTGGCGATCGTGACGACGCGAGCCGCTGGGCAGACGATCGCGACGCCGATCTGGTCAATGGTGGTCGACGGCGTCCCCTACGTGCGCTCCGCGTTCGGGGAGGACTCCTGGTGGTACCGGCACATCAACGCGGGGCGGCCGGTGGCCTTCGTCGACGGTGACGGCTCGCTGGCCGAACGGGACCGGGAAGCAGCGTTGGCGCTACCGCGCGATCCGGTGGCGACAACCTACGTCCCGGCAGACGACCCCGTGCAGAGCCGGATCGACGAGGAGATCGTCCGCAAGTACGCCGGCGCGCGGCAGGCCTCCGTCGATGCCATGCTCAGCCCGCAGGCTCGAGAATGCACCCTGAAGGTCGAGGCACCGGCCGCGACCTGA
- a CDS encoding metallophosphoesterase family protein, whose translation MKTWARIVAVAGLAVLPLAASTAMAAPGGGGAPDPTDGFRVLPYLQSPGSDSMTLNWISELDEPGTLTVTGPGLRGRTEVISDPEYLDLMQYSDAELAQEIPGLEQGSWLRSNDNYRHTVTLDGLKADHTYRYSVEQSGETFEGTFSTAPTAERWRHLRLVAFSDSETEPYGAVEQREWELHPDGYTADSVARPGEGSLWDQTHGSTIRNDEFTLRYPLDQQSALIENLGVIEEADPDLMLVTGDLVQGSGYQPAWDEFWRHFAGEYGRVATHTPLVTAIGNWETFAAMNGGYGTPEDRSPAVIARNRYHDYFSTPGDPSNPQFRNSYYRLDYGPLTVITLDSTNGLPDENTEEGILSGEPFSGDDTNLTPDRLSTDTQGSFTAEEYGSAYAELFDASPADTDLPNMNPGTEQWEWAQRELADAREQGQIVLVQFHHAAYSSGVHGTPPNHEEFADNQSGVAMRAYTPMLEEYGVAAVISGHDEMFERSWVDENGDGVGFHVYDVGVAADGLRGEQLTRDEGGELVPVDFNSRSQWSASADEPETWRLDENGIPQLVDGGLHYGHLQMDLQNTRHGAELTLSPVYAFPVLDENYQFVRTERRVYDDVVQVQLGRDGVPVNPDEDCRPGHGHGHGSDRGHRPGRGC comes from the coding sequence ATGAAGACGTGGGCACGTATCGTGGCGGTGGCAGGACTCGCTGTGCTGCCACTCGCAGCGAGTACCGCAATGGCTGCGCCGGGTGGGGGCGGGGCGCCGGACCCGACGGACGGATTTCGGGTCCTGCCCTATCTGCAGAGCCCGGGCAGCGACTCGATGACGCTGAACTGGATCTCCGAACTCGATGAGCCCGGCACGCTCACGGTAACCGGCCCCGGCCTGCGGGGGCGTACCGAGGTGATCTCGGATCCGGAGTACCTGGACCTGATGCAGTACAGCGATGCCGAGCTCGCTCAGGAGATTCCCGGCCTGGAGCAGGGCTCCTGGTTGCGCTCGAACGACAACTACCGGCACACGGTCACCCTCGACGGTCTGAAGGCGGACCACACCTACCGGTACTCGGTGGAACAGAGCGGAGAGACGTTCGAAGGGACGTTCAGTACCGCACCCACTGCCGAGCGGTGGCGGCACCTGCGCCTGGTGGCGTTCTCCGACTCCGAGACCGAGCCTTATGGCGCAGTGGAGCAGCGGGAGTGGGAGCTGCACCCGGACGGCTACACCGCCGACTCCGTGGCCCGGCCCGGCGAGGGTTCGCTCTGGGACCAGACCCACGGCTCCACCATCCGCAATGACGAGTTCACCCTCCGCTATCCCCTGGACCAGCAGAGCGCGCTGATCGAGAACCTCGGGGTGATCGAGGAGGCGGACCCGGACCTGATGCTGGTGACCGGAGATCTCGTCCAGGGCTCGGGCTACCAGCCGGCCTGGGACGAGTTCTGGCGGCACTTCGCCGGTGAGTACGGCCGCGTAGCCACGCATACGCCACTGGTGACCGCGATCGGCAACTGGGAGACGTTTGCCGCGATGAACGGCGGGTACGGCACACCGGAAGATCGCAGTCCCGCCGTCATCGCCCGGAATCGTTACCACGACTACTTCAGCACACCGGGAGATCCGAGCAACCCACAGTTCCGCAACTCCTACTACCGGCTCGACTACGGTCCGCTCACGGTGATCACCCTCGACTCGACGAACGGGCTGCCGGACGAGAACACCGAGGAGGGCATCCTCTCCGGCGAGCCGTTCTCCGGGGACGACACGAATCTCACTCCTGACCGGCTCAGTACGGACACCCAGGGCAGCTTCACCGCCGAGGAGTATGGCTCGGCCTATGCGGAGCTCTTCGACGCCTCGCCGGCCGATACCGACCTCCCGAACATGAATCCCGGCACCGAGCAGTGGGAGTGGGCACAGCGCGAGCTCGCCGATGCGCGTGAGCAGGGCCAGATCGTGCTGGTGCAGTTCCACCACGCCGCCTATTCCTCCGGTGTGCACGGCACCCCGCCGAACCACGAGGAGTTCGCCGACAACCAGTCCGGTGTGGCGATGCGCGCGTACACGCCGATGCTGGAGGAGTACGGGGTAGCGGCGGTGATCTCCGGCCATGACGAGATGTTCGAACGCTCCTGGGTGGACGAGAACGGTGACGGCGTGGGCTTCCACGTCTACGACGTCGGCGTGGCCGCAGACGGTCTGCGTGGTGAGCAGCTGACCAGGGATGAGGGCGGCGAGCTGGTGCCGGTGGACTTCAACAGCCGCTCGCAGTGGTCGGCTTCGGCCGATGAGCCCGAGACTTGGCGGCTGGACGAGAACGGCATCCCGCAGCTCGTCGACGGCGGTCTGCACTACGGACATCTGCAGATGGACCTGCAGAACACCCGCCACGGCGCGGAGCTGACCTTGAGTCCGGTGTACGCCTTCCCGGTCCTGGACGAGAACTATCAGTTCGTGCGGACCGAACGGCGCGTGTATGACGACGTGGTTCAGGTCCAGCTCGGCCGGGACGGCGTGCCGGTGAATCCGGACGAGGACTGCCGGCCCGGACACGGGCATGGGCACGGGTCAGACCGTGGGCACAGGCCCGGTCGGGGCTGTTAG
- a CDS encoding methyltransferase domain-containing protein, translating into MAAEDLLPRLHRAYTQAEMRGWDFSMLDGRLQAEDPPWDFEGDCLAALRRAGRAGRSGGPGRAADLGTGGGERVLRLLADLPAGERPELTATEGWAPNLPVAAENLATVGVPVVAYDAEQGDRLPFSSASLDLIMCRHEAVDFTEVARVLAPGGVFLDQQVDGRDAQELRDWFGGEPQYPHVRVDVDRQAAIDAGLVVDVAEEWSGVMEFADVEALVTYLGLVPWDVADFRVDDHADQLHHLAARVPIRVTQRRFRLSAHQPA; encoded by the coding sequence ATGGCAGCTGAGGATCTGCTGCCCCGCCTGCACCGCGCGTACACGCAGGCCGAGATGCGCGGCTGGGACTTCTCGATGCTCGATGGTCGGCTGCAGGCCGAGGATCCGCCGTGGGACTTCGAGGGGGACTGTCTCGCCGCGCTGCGCCGCGCCGGCCGGGCAGGGCGCTCCGGCGGGCCCGGGCGGGCTGCTGACCTAGGGACCGGCGGCGGCGAACGGGTGCTCCGCCTCCTGGCCGACCTGCCTGCCGGCGAGCGGCCGGAGCTGACTGCCACCGAGGGCTGGGCGCCGAATCTGCCGGTCGCGGCCGAGAACCTCGCGACCGTCGGGGTTCCGGTCGTGGCCTACGACGCCGAGCAAGGTGACCGGCTGCCGTTCTCCAGCGCCAGCCTGGACCTGATCATGTGTCGCCACGAGGCGGTCGACTTCACTGAGGTGGCCAGGGTGCTCGCTCCCGGCGGAGTGTTCCTGGACCAGCAGGTCGATGGTCGTGACGCGCAGGAACTGCGTGACTGGTTCGGCGGCGAGCCGCAGTACCCGCACGTGCGCGTCGACGTCGATCGGCAGGCGGCCATCGATGCCGGCCTGGTCGTGGACGTGGCCGAGGAGTGGTCCGGGGTGATGGAGTTCGCCGACGTCGAGGCTCTGGTGACGTACTTGGGCCTGGTGCCCTGGGATGTGGCGGACTTCCGCGTGGACGACCACGCCGATCAGCTCCACCACCTCGCCGCCCGGGTGCCGATCCGGGTGACGCAGCGCCGCTTCCGGCTGTCCGCGCACCAGCCGGCGTGA
- a CDS encoding VOC family protein, giving the protein MELDLFAGIAVRDLARATAWYDHFFDGAEAFDPNDTERVWTLAENRHVYVEVAPDHAGHSMVTLFVADLDVFTAAAAGHGIHPEQRESYENGVRKAIYRDPDGNEIGVGGAPVQAEG; this is encoded by the coding sequence ATGGAGCTTGACCTGTTCGCCGGTATCGCCGTGCGGGACCTGGCGCGCGCCACCGCGTGGTACGACCACTTCTTCGACGGCGCGGAGGCCTTCGACCCGAACGACACCGAGCGGGTCTGGACCCTTGCCGAGAACCGGCACGTGTACGTCGAGGTGGCCCCCGACCATGCCGGCCACTCAATGGTGACATTGTTCGTGGCGGATCTGGACGTCTTCACCGCGGCGGCGGCCGGGCACGGGATCCACCCCGAGCAGCGGGAGAGCTACGAGAACGGGGTGCGTAAGGCGATCTACCGCGATCCGGACGGGAACGAGATCGGCGTGGGCGGTGCACCGGTCCAGGCGGAGGGGTGA
- a CDS encoding GNAT family N-acetyltransferase: MTVTIRPAQESDAEDLSALVTRNRAYFSTGEPELPDEYYLPAFQARAIYQDQVNRAAGTGAMFLIEEDSQLVGRINLNSIVRGVLQSGNVGYLVDEASTGRGIATAALRHLVDYAFTDLRLHRLQASVLPENAGSQKVLKNLGFSHFGTAPEYLFIQGRWRTHDLFQLINRAYGN, translated from the coding sequence ATGACCGTGACGATCCGCCCCGCTCAGGAGTCCGATGCCGAGGACCTCAGCGCTCTGGTCACCCGCAACCGTGCGTATTTCAGCACCGGCGAGCCGGAGCTCCCCGACGAGTACTATCTCCCGGCGTTCCAGGCCCGGGCCATCTACCAGGACCAAGTCAATCGCGCGGCGGGCACGGGTGCTATGTTCCTCATCGAGGAGGACAGCCAGCTGGTCGGACGGATCAATCTGAACTCGATCGTCCGGGGTGTGCTGCAGTCCGGCAACGTCGGCTACCTGGTCGACGAAGCCAGCACCGGGCGCGGCATCGCCACCGCCGCACTGCGCCATCTGGTGGACTACGCGTTCACCGACCTGCGCCTGCATCGGTTGCAGGCCTCGGTGCTTCCGGAGAACGCGGGCTCCCAGAAGGTGCTGAAGAACCTCGGCTTCAGTCATTTCGGGACGGCGCCGGAGTACCTGTTCATCCAGGGGCGATGGCGCACTCACGACCTGTTCCAGCTGATCAACCGCGCCTACGGCAACTGA
- a CDS encoding nuclear transport factor 2 family protein, producing MASRNRDTVERYLDGFRRTDHAQILSCLTDDITWTVFGAFQLSGKEAYDAAIEGPGFAGNPELEVVRMVEEGDTIMAELHGRVPQQDGSVQRLSMAEVFVLRGGLIAERRAWVLPLHQDEVR from the coding sequence ATGGCGAGCAGGAACCGAGACACCGTCGAGCGCTACTTGGACGGATTCCGTCGCACCGACCACGCACAGATCCTCAGCTGCTTGACCGACGACATCACCTGGACGGTTTTCGGCGCTTTCCAGCTCAGCGGCAAGGAGGCCTATGACGCCGCCATCGAGGGTCCCGGTTTCGCCGGCAACCCCGAGCTCGAGGTCGTGCGGATGGTTGAGGAGGGGGACACGATCATGGCTGAGCTGCACGGGCGCGTGCCGCAGCAGGACGGATCGGTGCAACGGCTCTCGATGGCGGAAGTCTTCGTCCTGCGCGGCGGGCTGATCGCGGAGCGCCGAGCGTGGGTGCTGCCGTTGCACCAGGACGAGGTGCGCTGA
- a CDS encoding phosphotransferase: MMHADQLPLTADIVAHLVEEQFPQFADLPVRAVPSAGTVNALFRLGEELVVRLRLQPSEDAADLVQQEAQAARRLLDVSPVPTPVPVAVGQPGPDYPMPWQIYQWLPGSTADTVAVTGWRGIAGGLAAFVQAVWAMPTNGKIFDGEGRGGEIASHDRSVTESLARSRHLVDVDTLAPLWQRLRVLPRTRADTWAHNDLMPGNLLVAPRATAPGEDDTDGTPDGRRGWALSGVLDVGTLAVADPAMDLQPAWNCLDRPGRELFRTQLAVDDVTWERGKAWAFIQALPCLWYYEETNPVMSRTAQHTLAAILDAEHDPPLRSSQH, from the coding sequence ATGATGCACGCCGACCAGCTCCCCCTCACTGCCGACATCGTCGCGCACCTCGTCGAGGAGCAGTTCCCCCAGTTCGCCGACCTGCCCGTGCGGGCGGTCCCGTCCGCAGGCACCGTCAACGCACTGTTCCGGCTGGGCGAGGAGCTGGTGGTTCGACTCCGCCTGCAGCCCAGCGAGGATGCCGCCGACCTCGTCCAGCAGGAGGCGCAGGCGGCCCGCCGCCTGCTGGACGTCTCGCCGGTACCGACTCCGGTGCCGGTCGCCGTCGGGCAGCCAGGACCCGACTATCCGATGCCCTGGCAGATCTACCAGTGGCTGCCCGGCAGCACAGCGGACACCGTGGCGGTGACCGGCTGGCGGGGCATCGCGGGCGGCCTAGCCGCGTTCGTCCAGGCGGTCTGGGCGATGCCCACGAACGGCAAGATTTTCGACGGCGAAGGTCGCGGTGGCGAGATCGCGAGCCATGATCGTTCGGTCACCGAGTCCCTGGCGCGCAGCCGACATCTGGTGGACGTCGATACCCTCGCCCCGCTGTGGCAGCGACTGCGTGTTCTCCCTCGCACCCGAGCCGACACCTGGGCGCACAACGATCTGATGCCGGGCAACCTGCTCGTGGCACCTCGGGCGACGGCACCGGGAGAAGATGACACCGACGGGACACCGGACGGACGCCGGGGCTGGGCGTTGTCCGGCGTCCTCGATGTCGGCACGCTGGCGGTCGCGGACCCGGCGATGGACCTGCAACCGGCGTGGAACTGCCTGGACCGGCCCGGCCGCGAGCTCTTCCGCACGCAGCTCGCGGTGGACGATGTCACCTGGGAACGCGGCAAGGCCTGGGCATTCATCCAAGCCCTCCCCTGCCTCTGGTACTACGAAGAGACCAACCCCGTGATGTCCCGGACGGCGCAGCACACGCTGGCAGCGATCCTCGATGCTGAGCATGATCCGCCGCTGCGGTCCTCGCAGCACTGA
- a CDS encoding DoxX family protein produces MQHTLVNALARYSIAALRISLGLVIVGFGALKYFPGASPAAELAARTVEVLSFGLVSGTTAVVATAVVETVVGLTLLTGVGLRIGLVAMAGWLVGILSPVVLFAADLFPGGLPTLTAQYVLKDLILVAAAAVVAAWALGARYVVKEDDR; encoded by the coding sequence ATGCAGCACACGCTGGTGAACGCCCTGGCGCGGTACAGCATCGCGGCACTGCGGATCAGTCTCGGTCTCGTCATCGTCGGGTTCGGCGCTTTGAAGTACTTCCCTGGTGCCTCACCCGCTGCAGAGCTGGCGGCGCGGACCGTCGAGGTGCTCAGCTTCGGGCTCGTCAGCGGCACCACCGCCGTGGTGGCCACAGCGGTGGTCGAGACCGTCGTCGGTCTGACCCTGCTCACCGGCGTCGGCCTACGCATCGGCCTCGTGGCGATGGCCGGCTGGCTGGTCGGCATCCTGTCCCCGGTGGTGCTCTTCGCCGCCGACCTGTTCCCGGGCGGTCTGCCCACGCTCACCGCGCAGTACGTGCTCAAGGACCTCATCCTCGTTGCCGCTGCCGCCGTGGTTGCCGCCTGGGCGCTCGGAGCCCGCTACGTCGTCAAGGAGGACGACCGGTGA
- a CDS encoding sensor histidine kinase has translation MKSRGSRRRPDRPMFGPVLDAVLVAAWTVLALLTLPVLHFGPRADTTIDAGAVALVIVAGAATAVRRRWPLVAMLVVVSATSLYLVLGYPYGPIFVFVLVTVYAMARRLPLGPAGGWAAAALVLLSLHLLTDGSTGITGLVPATAWIAIPFSIGAARRAVDGAAVREREAADQRLVDAERLRLSQEVHDVVGHGLAAIQMQADIALHVQENRPEQAREALANISRASGEALDELRVVLAAVHPDSDQTSHAPTPGLARLDDLLDRVQQAGVDVSLETAGNERGLRSAADVAAYRVLQEALTNVVRHSPHPRAIVRIEHSRDAVTVSVTNQALSAADAEGIGISGMRRRVTQVGGRFRAGPDPEAGTFTVFARIPRTPEEEA, from the coding sequence GTGAAGAGTCGGGGCAGCCGGCGCCGGCCGGACCGGCCGATGTTCGGTCCGGTGCTGGACGCCGTCCTGGTAGCGGCGTGGACCGTCCTGGCCCTCCTCACCCTGCCGGTGCTGCATTTCGGCCCGAGAGCGGACACCACGATCGACGCCGGTGCGGTGGCCCTGGTCATCGTTGCCGGGGCGGCCACTGCCGTGCGCCGGCGGTGGCCACTAGTCGCGATGCTCGTGGTCGTCTCCGCGACCTCACTCTACCTCGTGCTCGGCTACCCGTACGGACCGATCTTCGTGTTCGTGCTGGTCACCGTGTACGCCATGGCCAGGCGGTTGCCGCTGGGCCCTGCCGGTGGCTGGGCCGCGGCCGCACTGGTGCTGCTGTCGCTCCACCTGCTCACCGACGGCTCGACCGGCATCACCGGGCTCGTGCCGGCGACCGCCTGGATCGCGATCCCGTTCTCGATCGGAGCGGCTCGACGCGCGGTGGACGGTGCGGCAGTGCGCGAACGGGAGGCGGCCGACCAGCGGTTGGTCGATGCCGAGCGCCTGCGACTCTCCCAAGAGGTGCATGACGTCGTCGGCCATGGTCTTGCTGCGATCCAGATGCAGGCCGACATCGCGCTGCACGTCCAAGAGAACCGCCCGGAGCAGGCCCGGGAGGCACTCGCGAACATCAGCCGGGCCAGCGGCGAAGCTCTCGACGAGCTCCGGGTCGTGCTCGCCGCCGTCCATCCGGACTCTGACCAGACGTCGCATGCACCCACGCCGGGGCTCGCGCGGCTCGATGACCTGCTCGACCGGGTGCAACAGGCCGGTGTGGACGTCTCGCTCGAGACCGCCGGCAACGAGCGAGGTCTGCGCTCGGCTGCCGACGTCGCCGCCTACCGGGTGCTGCAGGAAGCCCTCACCAACGTGGTCAGGCACTCACCACATCCGCGGGCGATCGTCCGGATCGAGCATTCCCGGGATGCGGTCACCGTGAGCGTGACCAACCAAGCCTTATCCGCCGCCGACGCTGAAGGCATCGGTATCTCCGGGATGCGCCGCCGCGTCACTCAGGTGGGCGGCCGATTCCGTGCCGGCCCGGACCCGGAGGCCGGTACATTCACTGTCTTCGCCCGAATTCCCCGCACTCCTGAGGAGGAGGCGTGA
- a CDS encoding response regulator transcription factor, whose product MISVLLVDDQDLVRMGLRTLFEYEEDLTVVGEAADGIAAVQQAAAHRPTVVLMDIRMPGIDGLEATRRIVADPALAETRIIVLTTFERDQYVFEALRAGASGFLLKNTPPAGLLEAVRTVADGGALLSPSVTRTLIQEFTQVAPRDLTPHPQLDALTGREREIVSLVAQGLNNQEIAERLVLSPATARTHVSRAMIKLGARDRAQLVVFAFQSGLA is encoded by the coding sequence GTGATCTCGGTACTGCTGGTCGACGATCAGGACCTGGTCCGGATGGGCCTGCGCACCCTGTTCGAGTACGAGGAAGACCTCACCGTGGTCGGCGAAGCCGCCGACGGGATCGCTGCAGTGCAGCAGGCCGCCGCCCATCGGCCGACGGTCGTGCTGATGGACATCCGGATGCCCGGGATCGATGGTCTGGAGGCAACCCGCAGGATCGTCGCGGACCCAGCGCTGGCCGAGACCCGGATCATCGTGCTCACCACCTTCGAACGGGACCAGTACGTGTTCGAGGCGCTGCGGGCCGGCGCGAGCGGCTTCCTGCTGAAGAACACCCCGCCCGCCGGTCTGCTGGAGGCGGTTCGTACGGTCGCCGACGGTGGAGCTCTCCTCTCCCCGTCCGTCACCCGGACGTTGATCCAGGAGTTCACCCAGGTGGCGCCGCGGGACCTCACTCCGCACCCGCAGCTGGACGCACTCACCGGCCGGGAGCGGGAGATCGTCTCGTTGGTGGCGCAGGGACTGAACAATCAGGAGATCGCGGAACGTCTGGTGCTCAGCCCGGCGACCGCCCGCACGCACGTCAGCCGCGCGATGATCAAGCTCGGTGCCCGGGACCGGGCCCAGCTGGTGGTGTTCGCCTTTCAGTCCGGGCTGGCGTAG
- a CDS encoding putative immunity protein, translating to MILSKTRDPRLVTIRRGGTLTNADHHLLALWAATCAEHVLPLFESERPHDRRPREAIARARAWTRGEVRMMEARAAGGHAMGAARDLSGAARHAAYAAGQAGAVAHVAAHDLGAAAYAIKAARAAAARGEEEAAGRLECQWQRDQLPDEVCALVLDDQRLRNELCWSVFDC from the coding sequence GTGATCCTGTCCAAGACTCGCGACCCGCGCCTGGTGACGATCCGCCGCGGCGGGACCCTCACGAACGCCGATCACCACCTGCTCGCGCTCTGGGCGGCCACCTGCGCCGAGCACGTCCTGCCGCTGTTCGAGTCCGAGCGCCCGCACGACCGGCGGCCCCGGGAAGCGATCGCCCGCGCCCGCGCGTGGACCCGCGGCGAGGTGCGGATGATGGAGGCCCGCGCAGCGGGTGGTCACGCGATGGGTGCCGCCCGAGACCTGAGCGGCGCTGCGCGCCATGCCGCCTACGCCGCCGGCCAGGCCGGTGCGGTCGCGCATGTCGCCGCCCACGATCTTGGTGCCGCGGCCTATGCGATCAAGGCCGCTCGCGCTGCTGCGGCTCGGGGCGAGGAGGAGGCCGCGGGACGGCTCGAGTGCCAGTGGCAGCGGGACCAGCTACCGGACGAGGTCTGCGCACTCGTCCTCGACGACCAGCGGCTGCGGAACGAGCTCTGCTGGTCGGTGTTCGACTGCTGA
- a CDS encoding MarR family winged helix-turn-helix transcriptional regulator translates to MSTPRRETWPAHPPVSATGTEMTELVLETFRLNAHLMDAAQRLAAEGDITAAWWQVLGGVLDEPRTLPEIGRRMGVSRQAVRRIAELLVERGLAEYRPNPAHRRAQLLACTEAGYWAIRQISLAQAPWAERIGASVGAEELRAARETMGRLVAALDGDTQ, encoded by the coding sequence ATGAGCACCCCACGGCGCGAGACCTGGCCCGCGCATCCGCCGGTCTCGGCAACGGGCACGGAGATGACCGAGCTGGTGCTGGAGACGTTCCGGCTCAATGCCCACTTGATGGACGCCGCGCAGCGTCTGGCCGCCGAGGGCGACATCACCGCCGCCTGGTGGCAGGTGCTCGGCGGAGTCCTGGACGAACCGCGCACCCTGCCCGAGATCGGCCGGCGGATGGGGGTGAGCCGACAGGCGGTACGCCGGATCGCCGAGCTACTGGTCGAGCGCGGACTCGCGGAGTACCGCCCGAACCCGGCCCACCGCCGCGCCCAGCTGCTCGCCTGCACCGAGGCCGGTTACTGGGCGATCCGGCAGATCAGCCTCGCTCAGGCGCCGTGGGCGGAGCGCATCGGCGCGAGCGTCGGGGCGGAGGAGCTCCGGGCCGCGCGGGAGACCATGGGTCGGCTCGTGGCGGCTCTCGACGGCGATACTCAGTAG
- a CDS encoding DJ-1/PfpI family protein: protein MTPTAHILLVDHLADWEPGYLLTELNTGRFTQEPWNVVAVAAAHDPVPTMGGMHWLPDLTLDALDPAESDLLILPGGAGWEPGQEVPYVQVASRFLDAGVPVAAICGATEGLARAGLLDNRAHTGAAREALQATGYAGEGHYLDQRAVAQDGLITAGPQSPVQFACAALGMLGLMSQERLAAYEGVFGRGDATGYPVLMAS from the coding sequence ATGACACCTACTGCACATATCCTGCTGGTCGACCACCTGGCCGACTGGGAGCCCGGCTATCTGCTGACCGAGCTCAACACCGGACGCTTCACCCAGGAGCCGTGGAACGTCGTCGCCGTGGCGGCCGCGCACGATCCGGTACCGACGATGGGTGGCATGCACTGGCTGCCCGATCTCACCCTCGACGCGCTGGACCCCGCTGAGAGCGACCTGCTGATTCTCCCCGGCGGAGCGGGCTGGGAGCCGGGACAGGAGGTGCCTTACGTCCAGGTTGCGTCCCGATTCCTCGACGCCGGAGTGCCGGTGGCGGCAATCTGCGGCGCCACTGAGGGGCTCGCCCGGGCCGGCCTGCTCGATAACCGGGCGCATACCGGCGCCGCCCGCGAGGCACTCCAGGCCACCGGCTACGCCGGAGAAGGCCACTATCTGGACCAGCGTGCTGTCGCCCAGGACGGCCTCATTACCGCCGGCCCGCAGTCGCCGGTGCAGTTCGCCTGCGCAGCGCTCGGCATGCTCGGCCTGATGTCGCAGGAGCGGCTGGCGGCGTACGAGGGGGTCTTCGGTCGCGGTGACGCCACCGGTTACCCGGTACTGATGGCGTCATGA